The Corvus hawaiiensis isolate bCorHaw1 chromosome 29, bCorHaw1.pri.cur, whole genome shotgun sequence region TGAATCCCTGCCACGTGCCTCTCTGCTCCTCCACAGAGATGGATGAATCCTCACGGGAATGATTCATCAGGGAACTTTGtccctttctctctggctgcttcagcctCGTCCTGGAGTGCTCCCATGGAAGCGTGGCTTCCTTCTATCACCCAGTTCCTCCTCTTTTCTGGAGTagtctcctctttctcctcttttctggAGCAGTCTCCTCTTTTCTGGAGCagtctcctctttctcctcttttctggagcagtctcctctttctcttctggaGTAGTCTCCTCTTTTCTGGAGCagtctcctctttctcctcttttctggagcagtctcctctttctcttctggaGTAGTCTCCTCTTTTCTGGAGCagtctcctctttctcttctggaGTAGTCTCCTCTTTTCTGGAGCagtctcctctttctcctcttttctggagcagtctcctctttctcctcttttctggAGCAGTCTCCTCACCCATCCCATGTGGTTTTTTTACTCCCCAGGCGGATCCGAGCCGGCACAGAGCTGACCTGGGATTACAACTACGAGGTTGGCAGCGTGGAGggcaaggagctgctgtgctgctgcggGGCCATCGACTGCCGGGGCCGGCTGCTCTGAGccgtccctgctcccagcagatcCCAGTTCTCCAGAGGCCTGGTGCTCACTTTCCCTCAGTGAGGGTAAAGTTTCTTCTCTAGAGGTTCTCAGTTCTCCCATTCACCTGGAAAATCACAGATGGACACGGAGCAGGAACGGGCTCTGGCTGTGTTGGGGGGTGATTCCCAACCCCTGGGCTTCTCTCACCTTGAGGCTCCCTCAAGGAAGGAGCTTTTCGtgctctcttccagctttccacCAAAAGTAAGGCACAAACctcccttttccagcagcaaacACTTCCCCAGTATTCCCAGGAAGTGCTTCCCAGTTGGGACTGAGGCCTTGAAAGTGGGAGGGAGGATGGTGGAAAGAATCTCTGGAAGACTGGACCAATCTGGATTTATAGAATTTAAgtgaaaaaagacaagaaataagTATCTGTCTTTACCTGTGAGCTGTTGTAAAGTATCTTTTAGTTGctaaaaagcaataaaagtgTGTTTTTTCTACTAAAAACAACCAACCCTGATCCTTGAGACGCAGCAAAGAGCCCTGAGAAAACACAATTGAACCACTGCCATCGTCCTTGTTTCCATGGGCTTTGCAGGAAACATGCCAGAGGCTGATGGGCCCACgcacagggagaggaggagctcCCACATTTTCACCTTTCCTTCACCTTTGCTCAAAACAAACACTCTTAAACCCTCCACTCGGGAAAATTACAGAGAAACGGGTTGGAATTTTCTTAAAGCAGATCCCATGCCTCTCCCCCATCTCCAACCTTCCCAAAACGCCGAGTTTGGCCTCAATTCCTGCACTGAagtggcagctgggacagccCCAAACTGGCTTTGGGCACCTGGgccgggggagggagggagggagggaggagcagccaCCAGCCCCGTCCGGCTGCTGGACACGGATCCACACGGAAAACGCACACGGAAAAATCTCCGGGGTTTGGCCGCCGCGCTcaatcccagggctggggcttggttttgttttttggttgtggggaggggaaggaaggtgggaaggCACCGGGGCAGATCCAAAAGGTTCAAAAAACCACCTTGAGAACTGATAAAAAGGTGAAGTTTTACAAACCGGCCTCAACTCTCTCATTATTGCCGTGGCAAAGCCCAACGCGAGGGGTGGAGGAGTCGATTCCATCCCGCCTCCCCCACGCCCAACACCGGCCCAGCTCAGGCAGCTCTGCACAAGGGAggcttgttgggtttttttcttgctaaataaccttttctttgtaaaataaaacctttctgGGGCCTCCTGGAGAGCTCCAGTTCCATCCTGAGCGTCCACCTGAATAGAGGCTTTGTCATCCCAGCGGGGCCGCAGCTCCtcagggaacccaaacccaAGCTCCAGCCTGGGGCTGAAGATTTGGAGAacttttaggagaaaaaaaaaaaatacataaaaatcatCAAAATCCTCAGTTCTGCCCGTTTTTAGCACTGCCTAAAGGATCTGTATCAAAATAAGCCCCAAATGGCCTGAAGGCCATTATGCCACTCACAGAATATGCCCAaatcctgtaatttttttttttttttacccaagTTTATtagtttttttaacttttaatatatttaaccttttatttatttcttctttttttttttctaaaaaacaagaacaacaaaacacGTTTTGGTCTGACATTGGTTAATggtcctttttcccccccccccaccctccaTGCTGGGAGCTCTCGCAGCATCCCGGGGGGATGCAGGAGACAGAGCCAAGCCTGGCTCCTTCTGTCTTCCAAataaatagaaaggaaaaaaaaaaaagaaaaaaaaaggaaaaatcagttGGAAATTTGTCCTGTTACAAGCTGGGAGAGGCCACGGAGAGGGAGAGACTCAAAATCCATTTACCGAAGAGAAATGAGAGGATTAAACTCTGTGAGACACACGGAGTGACTCAACCCCCGCAGCTTCCTTCCCCCAAGTACTTCCATAGTGTCATCCCATCATTTAGGCACTGAAACACCCAGgaattccctgctcctccctcccgGTTCGGCGGAGCAGGGATTGAGCCGGCTTTTCCAGCCGGACACAGGtcagggaaaaggagattttccccctcccccgcTGAAGGAATGGTTGGGAAAGTAGGAATAACACAGAACCCAGCAAGGGGCTGGGGCCGAGCTCTTTGGCCAGAGCCAATccgaggggctgcggggcgggAAGGAGCCACCCCGGCAGGATGGGAGCCATCCCGGTGGGATCCCTGCCGATCCCGGTGGGATCCCTGCCGATCCCGGGGAACCGCAGTGGATTAAGGCAGCAGGTGAGAGGTGGAAGGGCACCAGCGGTGAGTGTGAGGCAGAGCTGCGGCCCCGCTCCGGAGGGGTCTGGGCCCGGCGGGCGCTCCGGGGGTCCCGGTGTGGAGCGGCCGGAGGGGCCGGGCCGGTGGCGGGAGGCGGCAGCTCTCGGGTCCGGGGCGCTCAGTCGGTTTTGCGGTGGTTGTTGTTGAGGACGGGGTGGCCATTGGAGAGGGGCCCGTTCTtggccgcctcctcctcctcctcagagttGTCCGTCTCCTCGCGGTCACTCCGCTCGTCCTCCACCACCTGGGgggcagagggaaaagggggttCAGCCAGCAGCCCCCCATTTTCCtgccgtgcctcagtttccccattgCAGCCACGGTGGTTTCTCCCCACCGAGGGCTCTCCGGGAGCTGGGGAGCCAAGGGCAGTCGGGAGGGGGGGATTCAGGAGCTGCAAAGCCCCATCCTCCATCCACCCCGAGTGGGTCCTTTCCCCCGTGACGTCCCCGAGGGCCCagatcccctctcacctttccAGTTATGAACTTCTGGGCCATGCGGATGATGAGGTAGGCCCAGAAGATGTGCAGCGACTGCAGCACCACCATCATGAAGTTGAAGAAGTAGTAGCCGAAGAAGGCGGGGTAGAGATCCAGCGGATAAAACACCGTGCAGTGCATGATCCTGCCAGGAAAAGCCACTCCCGTTAGGGGTAGAACCAGCATCCCACCCCCCTGTGAGACCCTCCCCCCCCAAgcccctgcctcagtttccccccactccccagCGGGGCTCACCAGAAGGGCAGGATGACCAGGCGGGTGATGATGAAGACGGCGGCGAAGACGATGAAGATGTTGTTGCAGGTGTTTCTCCAGCCGGCGTAGTTGAACATTTTGGCAGACtgggggggcagagggggtgagctggggagggggcacaggaCTGGGGGACGTGGTGACAGTGGGGGAGAGGGACACACCAACCTCCAGCAGATAATCCGAGGAGTCGTGCAGGGCCATGATGAGCGTCCCAGCACGGATGTAGTTGGCGAACCAGGAGAAGCTGATGAGGATGATGGTGGCGACGTGGTGGATGATTTGCTCCTTGAAGTCCTGTGCCCAAAGCAAAGGGGAGCCCAGAAATTGGGAGGGGGGGGGTTACAGCAGCCCGGATCCCACCCATACCAAacccccatcccacagcccctctgCGTCCCCAGATCCTCCCAGCCGGTCCCTCCCGCCCACCACGAGggtgaagaaaaccctgccacGATGTCCCAGTGtctcccagccccctcccagaGCCCCCACCTTGCGCTTGACGTCGGAGGCGATGCTGAAGAGCAGGGACCAGTAGAAGGAGAGCTCGATCATGTAGTACCAGTACTGGGAGGGCAGCATGCTCTGGGGGCAAGAGACAGGTTGGAGGCGTCCTCTGTGTGCCCCAGAGGGGTTTGGTCCCTTCCTGTGGGCACCAGCCGGGTGTCCTGGGGGACTCCCCAAACCCCCACGCGTGCCAAGAGAccctcctgcacccccagctcccactgctgaTCCCGGTGCTCAGGAAAAGCCACGGGCTCTGTGCTCACCTGGATGGGGTATCCCTTCCACACCTCCCGCAGGTCGTAGAACCAGGGTTTCTGCAGGATGAGGAGGGcgacacagagagagaaaggagtCAGTGGGGCCAGGGGGGGCCGGGGGAGCGTGGGGAGGGGGCGGCAATACTCACATCCACTATGACAGCCATGCCAGCAATGAAAGCAATAAGGTAAAAGGTGAATCTCCAACTGGAAAAAGGAAGCAGACGGTCCTCAGACGGGCACCGGGGAGCGGGAGGGAGGAGGACGGACCCACCGGCCCCGGATCCTGCGCTTCCCACCCTGCCGGGCAGCTCCCGGCCGAGCGGGtgcccccccagagccccccagggTGGAGGGGACAGTGACATCGGGCAGGAAGGGGGGATGGGTCTCACCTGGCCTCCCGGAATTTCTTGAGCGTGCTGGGCCGGTCCTGGTTGCGGCGGCGGCGGAACCAGCGCTCGACCTGGCGCACAGTGCAGCCGCTCTTCTTGGAGAGCATCTCCACGTCGgcctggggacaccgggacagcCCCAGCGTGTCACACAGACCTGGCTCTGGCACCTTCACCCCCCCTCCAGGCACCTCTGGGgacccccccccagccctcacCTGCTTGGGGTGTTTGGTGGTGGCAGCGTAAAACTTCTCCAGCACCGCATTGGGGGTGGCTTTTAACCGGACCTTCTCCTTGACGTTCAGGAGCCCGGCCAGGGGGGTGGCCACGTACCTGGGGAAGGAGTGGGGAACATCAATGTCCCCATTTCTGTCACCTGGATGATTTGGCCCCCAAATCAAAGCCACCCAGGGACCCACAACCACTCAGCATCTCGGTctccccatcctgctgtgccttCTCCAAGGTGGGGTTTGCCACAGGGGAGCCCCCCGGGGTCCCTCTGTCACGGGCTGTCCCCACTCCGATGAAGGGCGGCCCCCCCCTTCTCTTGCCATCCCAACAAAGCCGGGTCTGTTCCCATTGTTTGCCCAACAAATCGCTCCCTAAACGCCCGGTAAGGGCGGGGGATGCACAAAGCCGTGTTTGTGTGGGGAAAGGGGCGGCACGTGGGgttggggggcgggggggaacGGGACCCCCAGGGTGCCACGGGTAACCCCCAGCCAGGCTGAGGACAAGATGCCACATCCCGGGGTTTGGCCACTGCCCCCggggcacagggagagctggagcaggggctcaGGATCCGTCCCCACCCCCAGGGAAGGGACTCACGTCTCAAAGAGGTGCCGTAcgatgaggaagaggaaggccAAGGGGAGGGTGATGTACAGGTCAGAGGCTTTGGCATAGACTCGCCCATCCCGGTCCTCCAGGTCGGCCCAGGTGAGGTTTGCCGGGAGCCAGAGCCGTTCCCACCAAAAATAGCTGTACAAGGTCTGAAACATGctggggggagggaaagggggagaggTGAGGGGGGCACCAGCACCTCTGAGGAGTCGGCTGATCCCACCCCGCTCTGTCTCCCACACCCCGGCTGCACCAGGCACCCCAACTTCCACCTCAGCTCCCGGTGAAATCCCCCTGGGAGCGGCCGGCCCCCGGCTCCGGCACCGGGGGACTTTGCTCCCGGCAGCCCAGAGGTCAGCGGGTGATCATTAACAGGGGCCCCAGTCCTGCCTCCGACCGGCAGCGCGGATCCCTGCGACCAGCCCGAGGGGAGAACCGGGCTCCAACTTCCGCACTTCCCACCgggatgggcacagccccgggatTGCCGCGGGAGAAGCCCCCCGACGTGGTTTCCCTGCCGAGCGCTGTGTCCGCATCCCGCGGCTGATCCAAACCCAGTTCCCGGTGGGAAACGGAGGCACGGAGCCCACCGCCACCGTTCCgaggccaggcacagcaccaGCGTGGGATTAGGGATTTGCTGGCGGCACAATGAGCACCTTTGTGCCTTAAAAAGGCTCCGGACGGGCCCCGGC contains the following coding sequences:
- the CERS2 gene encoding ceramide synthase 2, which codes for MFQTLYSYFWWERLWLPANLTWADLEDRDGRVYAKASDLYITLPLAFLFLIVRHLFETYVATPLAGLLNVKEKVRLKATPNAVLEKFYAATTKHPKQADVEMLSKKSGCTVRQVERWFRRRRNQDRPSTLKKFREASWRFTFYLIAFIAGMAVIVDKPWFYDLREVWKGYPIQSMLPSQYWYYMIELSFYWSLLFSIASDVKRKDFKEQIIHHVATIILISFSWFANYIRAGTLIMALHDSSDYLLESAKMFNYAGWRNTCNNIFIVFAAVFIITRLVILPFWIMHCTVFYPLDLYPAFFGYYFFNFMMVVLQSLHIFWAYLIIRMAQKFITGKVVEDERSDREETDNSEEEEEAAKNGPLSNGHPVLNNNHRKTD